Proteins encoded by one window of Arachis ipaensis cultivar K30076 chromosome B04, Araip1.1, whole genome shotgun sequence:
- the LOC107636512 gene encoding uncharacterized protein LOC107636512, which translates to MFASFHINIPFIEALQQMLSYIKCMKELLTKKNPLKGGQTVVMNKKCSALIQKELPTNKKDPGSFHIPCAIGDTMIDRGFCDLGESINLIPLSLMKKLQINELKSTDVILQLVDKNQKQALGVVENVLVNVGKYFLPTDFVVLEMEESYLHPIILGRPFLATARALIDVEQGELILRIHDEQLTFHVFKPSHESEQESKKLEDYHNEVFLEEISSESQAEPLKTSVVEK; encoded by the coding sequence ATGTTTGCATCTTTTCACATCAACATTCCTTTCATTGAAGCCCTCCAACAGATGCTTTCATACATTAAGTGCATGAAGGAGTTGCTAACCAAGAAAAATCCATTGAAGGGTGGACAAACAGTAGTGATGAATAAAAAATGTAGTGCTCTTATCCAAAAGGAACTACCCACAAATAagaaggatccagggagtttccacatcccttgtgccataggagaCACAATGATAGATAGAGGTTTTTGTGATCTAGGAGAAAGTATAAACCTAATACCTCTGTCTCTCATGAAAAAGCTACAAATCAATGAGTTAAAATCCACTGATGTGATCCTTCAGCTAGTTGATAAGAACCAAAAACAAGCACTAGGAGTAGTTGAAAATGTACTGGTAAATGTGGGGAAGTACTTCCTCCCTACAGATTTTGTTGTTCTTGAGATGGAAGAAagttatcttcatccaatcattttgGGGAGACCATTCTTAGcaacagccagagcactcattgATGTTGAGCAAGGAGAGTTAAtattgagaatacatgatgagcaACTTACCTTTCATGTCTTCAAGCCCTCACATGAATCTGAACAAGAGAGCAAAAAGCTGGAGGATTATCATAATGAAGTGTTTTTGGAGGAAATAAGCAGTGAATCACAAGCAGAACCTCTGAAGACTTCAGTGGTAGAAAAATAA